In Capsicum annuum cultivar UCD-10X-F1 chromosome 7, UCD10Xv1.1, whole genome shotgun sequence, one genomic interval encodes:
- the LOC107878658 gene encoding glutamyl-tRNA(Gln) amidotransferase subunit C, chloroplastic/mitochondrial, producing the protein MVVLQFHSNALSLQNFRSCSAVRHRPPRPFVKEPPSMGSIGALNFLKPIRTANFSSTKRIFQLSPSSSRSYAVKSSVLEPPNVPRLAETARISLNQQQFEEFGPKIAQVIDWFGQLQDVDLQSIEPAIRADTEGDNLRGDVPEKFENIDELISAVPSFDKPYIKVPKVLNKE; encoded by the coding sequence ATGGTGGTCCTACAATTCCACTCCAATGCACTCTCCCTTCAGAATTTTCGCTCCTGCTCCGCCGTCCGCCACCGTCCGCCGAGGCCGTTCGTCAAAGAACCGCCATCAATGGGAAGCATCGGAGCTTTGAATTTTCTGAAACCAATAAGAACTGCCAATTTCAGTTCTACAAAGCGAATTTTCCAGTTATCACCGTCGTCTTCTCGAAGCTACGCAGTGAAATCGAGTGTTCTAGAACCTCCTAACGTTCCTCGTTTAGCTGAAACTGCTCGAATTTCACTCAATCAACAACAATTTGAAGAATTCGGTCCTAAAATTGCACAAGTTATAGATTGGTTTGGACAACTACAAGACGTTGATTTACAGAGTATTGAGCCAGCTATTAGGGCAGATACTGAAGGAGATAATTTACGCGGAGACGTACCTGAGAAGTTTGAGAATATAGATGAATTGATTTCTGCTGTGCCAAGTTTTGACAAACCTTATATCAAagttcctaaagtgctcaataaGGAGTAA